In Geminocystis sp. NIES-3708, a single window of DNA contains:
- a CDS encoding peroxiredoxin, giving the protein MFKYLVKIAIIFSVIFCLLFSFSNFALALGGIQPPLNELAPEFILPTNKGDGEISLKDYRGKWVVLYFYPQDFTPGCTLEAKRFQQDLAKYQALNTEIIGVSVDDVHSHEDFGEEEGLNFPLLADTEGKVSKDYGSWLSGRSMRHTYIINPDGVLVAQFLGVHPAIHSQEILRALTELQKSENGLS; this is encoded by the coding sequence ATGTTTAAATACTTGGTAAAAATAGCAATTATTTTCAGCGTAATTTTTTGCTTATTATTTAGTTTCAGTAATTTTGCTCTTGCATTAGGAGGAATACAACCGCCTTTAAACGAACTTGCCCCAGAATTTATATTACCCACGAATAAAGGAGATGGAGAGATTTCCTTGAAAGATTATCGAGGTAAATGGGTGGTACTCTATTTTTATCCTCAAGATTTTACTCCCGGATGTACCCTCGAAGCGAAAAGATTTCAACAAGATTTGGCGAAATATCAAGCCCTAAATACCGAAATAATTGGCGTGAGTGTTGATGATGTTCATTCTCATGAAGATTTTGGCGAGGAAGAAGGTTTAAATTTTCCTTTATTAGCCGATACTGAAGGTAAAGTAAGTAAAGATTATGGTTCATGGTTAAGTGGAAGATCCATGCGTCATACTTATATTATCAACCCCGATGGCGTTTTAGTCGCTCAATTTTTAGGGGTGCACCCTGCTATTCACTCTCAAGAAATTTTAAGAGCCCTAACAGAGTTACAGAAATCAGAAAACGGATTAAGTTAA
- the zwf gene encoding glucose-6-phosphate dehydrogenase yields the protein MLTLQENPLRVGLKQAKTPEPLILVIFGASGDLTQRKLVPALYQLKKEGRLPAEMTIVGVARREWSHDYFREQMRQGIEEFSDGIGKEELWDDFAQGLFYCAGNMDEAESYEQLKAFLEELDGKRGTRGNRVFYLAVSPKFFPPAIKQLGAAGMLDDALKHRLVIEKPFGKDLSSAQVLNRIVQKVCKEEQIYRIDHYLGKETVQNLMVFRFANAIFEPLWNRNYVDNIQITVAETVGVEERAGYYETAGALRDMVQNHLLQLFCLTAMETPNGVNADSIRGEKVKVLQSTRLADVKNLEKSAIRGQYSAGWMKGKAIPGYRDEKDVNPYSTTPTFVALKLMVDNWRWQGVPFYLRTGKRLPKKVSEIAIQFKDVPLTIFPSAAQQTNPNILALRIQPNEGISLRFEAKVPGSELRTRTVDMDFSYGSSFGINTADAYHRLLLDCMLGDQTLFTRADEVEEAWRIVTPALTAWDAPSAPDSIPLYEAGTWQPPEAEFLLNRDGRKWRRL from the coding sequence ATGTTGACACTACAAGAAAATCCTCTCAGAGTTGGTTTAAAACAGGCTAAAACTCCAGAACCGTTAATATTAGTTATCTTTGGAGCATCAGGAGATTTAACCCAACGAAAATTAGTACCAGCTTTGTATCAACTAAAAAAAGAAGGGCGACTACCAGCAGAAATGACTATCGTAGGAGTTGCTAGGCGAGAATGGAGTCATGACTATTTTCGTGAGCAAATGAGACAAGGTATTGAAGAATTTTCTGATGGTATTGGTAAAGAAGAGTTATGGGATGATTTTGCACAAGGACTTTTTTACTGTGCTGGAAACATGGATGAAGCAGAAAGCTATGAACAATTAAAGGCTTTCCTCGAAGAATTAGACGGTAAAAGAGGCACAAGAGGTAATCGAGTTTTTTATCTGGCTGTTTCTCCTAAATTTTTTCCTCCTGCCATTAAGCAATTAGGTGCGGCAGGAATGTTAGATGATGCTTTAAAACATCGTCTAGTTATTGAAAAACCCTTCGGTAAAGATTTAAGCAGTGCACAAGTTTTAAACCGTATTGTACAAAAAGTTTGTAAAGAAGAACAAATTTATCGTATTGATCATTATTTGGGTAAAGAAACGGTACAAAATTTGATGGTTTTTCGTTTTGCCAATGCCATTTTTGAACCTTTATGGAATCGTAACTACGTTGATAATATTCAAATAACCGTAGCGGAAACCGTTGGAGTTGAAGAAAGAGCAGGTTATTATGAAACCGCAGGGGCGTTGCGAGATATGGTGCAAAATCACCTATTACAACTTTTTTGTTTAACGGCGATGGAAACACCTAACGGGGTTAATGCAGATAGTATTAGGGGAGAAAAAGTCAAGGTTTTACAATCAACTCGTTTAGCGGATGTCAAAAATTTAGAAAAAAGTGCCATTAGGGGGCAATATTCAGCAGGATGGATGAAAGGAAAAGCAATTCCGGGTTATCGTGACGAAAAAGATGTAAATCCTTACTCTACAACTCCCACTTTTGTCGCTTTAAAGTTAATGGTAGATAACTGGCGCTGGCAAGGTGTACCGTTTTATTTACGCACAGGGAAACGATTACCGAAAAAAGTCTCTGAGATTGCCATTCAATTTAAAGATGTACCTTTAACCATCTTCCCCTCGGCGGCACAACAAACAAACCCTAATATTCTCGCTTTACGCATCCAACCCAATGAGGGTATTTCTTTGAGATTTGAAGCAAAAGTACCAGGATCTGAATTACGCACTCGTACAGTGGATATGGATTTCAGCTATGGTTCATCTTTTGGTATCAATACCGCAGACGCTTATCACCGCTTACTATTAGATTGTATGTTGGGGGATCAAACTTTATTTACCCGTGCTGATGAAGTAGAAGAAGCGTGGCGTATTGTTACCCCTGCCTTAACCGCTTGGGATGCCCCTTCAGCCCCCGATTCCATACCTTTATATGAAGCAGGTACATGGCAACCACCAGAAGCGGAATTTTTGCTTAACCGAGACGGTAGAAAATGGCGACGCTTGTAA
- the opcA gene encoding glucose-6-phosphate dehydrogenase assembly protein OpcA → MKTTPLVSLQAPKDVNLEYIDSELRQIWQTYTGTGDGLAATRASTFSFLVYEPEATQPLLSALGFYSGPVDGIGGPRTTSAIKAAQKAYGLEVTGLSSPELLTKLRIEFEAKQVKGKIDLVELASVKQYSLDMEGAGIADAIASINPCRIITLSPTTEGDEGVKARVSAYCPVNKRSANTLICCEYINITGISSAFERIGGVISELMIPDLPKFMWWKAGIDEEYPLFQRLVNECDRLIIDSSIFIQPEIELLKIGKLLDRDLPVIDLNWARLSAWQELTAEAFDPPERRSAIWEVDQVTVDYEKGNPTQALMYLGWLASRLNWQPTEYHYESGDYNITTIKFLNPEGKEINTELAGVPIADWGAVLGDLISLKLTSTNLNADCCTVLCSETTGCMRMEAGGGAQSCRIQQVTSLADQDTEQLLSQQLQRSGKDVLYQESMKVTTQILKLAIDH, encoded by the coding sequence ATGAAAACAACTCCCCTCGTATCCTTACAAGCTCCTAAAGATGTTAACTTAGAATACATCGACAGCGAATTAAGACAAATCTGGCAAACTTATACGGGCACAGGTGATGGTTTAGCCGCCACTAGGGCTTCTACTTTTAGCTTTTTAGTATATGAGCCAGAAGCTACTCAACCATTACTGTCTGCCCTTGGTTTTTATAGTGGTCCTGTAGATGGAATTGGCGGACCTCGTACTACTTCAGCGATCAAGGCGGCTCAAAAAGCCTATGGTTTAGAAGTGACAGGGCTTTCTTCACCCGAATTATTGACTAAACTTAGAATCGAATTTGAAGCGAAACAGGTTAAGGGTAAAATTGATTTAGTGGAATTAGCTTCGGTAAAACAGTATTCTCTCGATATGGAAGGTGCTGGAATTGCTGATGCCATCGCCTCTATTAATCCCTGTCGTATTATTACTTTATCCCCTACTACCGAAGGAGATGAAGGAGTAAAAGCTAGAGTATCAGCGTATTGTCCTGTAAATAAACGCTCGGCTAATACTTTAATCTGTTGTGAATATATTAATATTACGGGAATTTCCTCTGCTTTTGAACGTATCGGCGGTGTTATTTCTGAGTTGATGATTCCTGATTTACCCAAATTTATGTGGTGGAAAGCTGGGATTGATGAGGAATATCCTCTCTTTCAACGGCTAGTTAATGAATGCGATCGCCTAATTATTGATTCAAGTATTTTTATACAACCAGAAATTGAGTTACTAAAAATAGGTAAACTATTAGATCGAGATTTACCTGTTATTGACTTAAATTGGGCAAGATTATCGGCATGGCAAGAGTTGACAGCTGAAGCATTCGATCCTCCAGAAAGACGTAGTGCTATTTGGGAAGTAGATCAAGTTACGGTTGACTATGAAAAAGGTAATCCAACTCAAGCCTTGATGTATTTAGGTTGGTTAGCTAGTCGTTTAAATTGGCAACCTACTGAATATCATTATGAAAGCGGTGATTATAACATTACTACCATTAAATTTTTGAATCCTGAAGGCAAAGAAATTAATACGGAATTAGCAGGAGTGCCCATTGCGGATTGGGGTGCAGTTTTAGGGGATTTAATTAGTTTAAAACTTACTTCTACTAACCTTAACGCCGATTGTTGTACTGTTTTATGTTCCGAAACCACAGGCTGTATGAGAATGGAAGCAGGAGGAGGAGCACAATCTTGTCGGATTCAACAAGTAACCTCTTTAGCAGATCAAGATACTGAACAATTATTAAGCCAACAGTTACAACGTTCTGGTAAAGATGTTCTATATCAAGAAAGCATGAAAGTAACTACTCAAATTTTAAAATTAGCAATCGATCATTAA
- a CDS encoding CIA30 family protein has translation MELKRLWKTLTYFEVIPFPYCLLKLFQSKNIDKNMIDSMVNLTLISDDRSSLAQETINSLQQKNLPLRIISPSPTTAFSSSLTEIIDLNLEVDTPFSSLLERVNKIIFFPQNGIDKLLELVNQNLQQGEIILFDFQTPNQNLRNIWGAVDDVVMGGVSSSNLILSSHCAIFTGIVSTNNNGGFASVRSKNFNQPWDLSNYQGIRLKVKGDGKRYKFITRCEGKWDGISYCYSFDTIVNEWLIVDIIFDNLIPVFRAKTLQDADKFDSSKVYSLQLMLSKFEYDGGYNPTFEAGRFALEIESIKAYGKKDSPELIFMGNPELWADYNINKS, from the coding sequence ATGGAATTAAAACGTCTTTGGAAAACTTTAACCTATTTTGAAGTAATCCCTTTTCCTTATTGTCTTCTAAAATTATTTCAGTCAAAAAATATTGATAAAAATATGATTGATTCTATGGTAAATTTAACTTTAATTAGTGATGATCGCAGTAGTTTAGCTCAAGAAACAATTAATTCTCTACAACAAAAAAACTTACCTTTAAGAATTATTAGTCCATCACCAACCACTGCATTTTCTTCCTCTTTGACAGAAATTATTGATTTGAATTTAGAGGTAGATACTCCTTTTTCTTCATTATTAGAAAGAGTTAATAAAATTATTTTTTTTCCTCAAAATGGCATCGATAAATTATTAGAATTAGTCAATCAAAATTTACAACAGGGAGAAATAATATTATTTGATTTTCAAACTCCTAATCAAAATCTACGCAATATTTGGGGTGCAGTAGATGATGTTGTAATGGGTGGAGTTAGTAGCAGTAATTTAATTTTAAGCTCTCATTGTGCGATTTTTACAGGTATTGTTTCCACTAATAATAATGGTGGTTTTGCTTCAGTTAGGAGTAAAAATTTTAATCAACCATGGGATTTATCTAATTATCAAGGCATCAGATTAAAAGTTAAAGGAGATGGTAAAAGATATAAATTTATTACCCGATGTGAAGGAAAATGGGATGGCATTAGTTATTGTTATTCCTTCGATACTATCGTAAATGAGTGGCTTATTGTTGATATTATTTTTGATAATTTAATTCCTGTTTTTCGTGCCAAAACTCTTCAGGATGCTGATAAATTTGATTCAAGTAAAGTTTATTCTTTACAATTAATGTTGAGTAAATTTGAATATGATGGTGGTTATAATCCCACGTTTGAGGCAGGAAGATTTGCTTTAGAAATTGAATCGATTAAAGCTTATGGTAAAAAAGATTCTCCAGAACTTATTTTTATGGGAAATCCAGAATTATGGGCTGATTATAATATAAATAAAAGTTAA
- a CDS encoding glycosyltransferase family 1 protein: MKMEQELIINLSMLVEKPTGITNYIQNILPHFHGLEYHSLLPEKYNNNSYENPYFIDEKLSPDNGSKGHFLRLKWTQFQLPNIYRNLKGSLLFSPVPEIPLFSKTRAVIMVHDLIPIRYPKKKSPLTPYFRYYIPQVCRQAEHIICNSQATADDIINYFGISANKITPIYLGYDHQKFRVIENLRNNYKNPYFLYLGRHDPHKNISRIISAFANFKQYNNYELWLVGPPDTRYTPLLKQQAKELGIATQVKFLDYVSSDNLPIIINQAQTLVFPTLWEGFGFPILEAMACGTPIITSNVSSLPEVAGEAGLFVNPLEIDSITQAMNIMAEDKNLRKQLRELGLKRAMNFSWKKTGKQTEKVIKKYL; this comes from the coding sequence ATGAAAATGGAGCAAGAATTAATAATTAATCTATCAATGCTGGTTGAAAAACCGACGGGAATAACTAACTATATACAAAATATTTTACCTCATTTTCATGGTTTAGAATATCATAGTTTATTACCCGAAAAATATAATAATAATAGTTATGAAAATCCTTATTTTATTGATGAAAAACTTAGTCCAGATAATGGTAGTAAAGGTCATTTTTTAAGACTAAAATGGACACAGTTTCAGTTACCAAATATTTATCGTAATTTAAAAGGAAGTTTATTATTTTCTCCAGTGCCTGAAATTCCTTTATTTAGTAAAACTAGAGCGGTAATAATGGTGCATGACTTAATACCTATTCGTTATCCTAAAAAAAAATCTCCTCTTACTCCTTATTTCCGCTATTATATTCCTCAAGTTTGCCGTCAAGCTGAACATATTATCTGTAATTCTCAAGCAACAGCAGATGATATTATTAATTATTTTGGTATTTCTGCCAATAAAATTACTCCCATTTATCTAGGTTATGATCATCAAAAATTTCGAGTAATAGAAAATTTAAGAAATAATTATAAAAATCCTTATTTTCTTTATTTAGGACGACATGATCCTCATAAAAATATCAGCAGAATTATCTCAGCTTTTGCTAATTTTAAACAGTATAATAACTATGAATTATGGTTAGTTGGTCCACCTGATACCCGTTATACTCCATTATTAAAACAACAGGCAAAAGAATTAGGTATTGCAACTCAAGTTAAATTCTTAGATTATGTCTCTAGTGATAATCTACCTATTATTATTAATCAAGCTCAAACTCTTGTTTTTCCTACTCTTTGGGAGGGTTTTGGTTTCCCTATTTTAGAGGCGATGGCTTGTGGCACTCCTATTATTACTTCTAATGTTTCTTCGTTACCAGAAGTAGCAGGAGAAGCAGGATTATTCGTTAATCCATTAGAAATTGATAGCATTACTCAAGCAATGAATATAATGGCAGAGGATAAAAACTTACGAAAACAATTAAGAGAATTAGGATTAAAAAGAGCCATGAATTTTAGTTGGAAAAAGACAGGAAAACAAACCGAAAAAGTGATAAAAAAATATCTCTAA
- a CDS encoding superoxide dismutase — protein MAYQLPTLPFDYTALEPCISKSTLEFHHDKHHAAYVNNFNNAVAGTDLDSKSLEEVIKITATNPSQAGIFNNAAQAWNHSFYWQSIKPNGGGTPSGALADKIDADFGSFDKFVEAFKTAGATQFGSGWAWLVLDNGTLKVTKTGNADNPLTAGQIPLLTMDVWEHAYYLDYQNKRPDYISDFLSKLVNWDFVAENFAKATA, from the coding sequence ATGGCTTATCAATTACCAACTCTTCCTTTCGATTACACCGCATTAGAGCCTTGTATCTCTAAAAGTACCTTAGAATTTCATCATGACAAACATCACGCTGCCTATGTAAATAACTTCAATAATGCAGTCGCAGGTACAGATTTAGACTCTAAATCCCTTGAAGAAGTCATTAAAATCACGGCTACTAACCCCAGTCAGGCTGGTATTTTTAATAATGCTGCTCAAGCATGGAATCACAGTTTTTATTGGCAGTCTATTAAACCTAATGGTGGTGGTACTCCTAGTGGTGCATTAGCTGATAAAATTGATGCTGATTTCGGTAGTTTTGACAAGTTTGTAGAGGCTTTCAAAACGGCTGGTGCTACTCAGTTTGGTAGTGGTTGGGCATGGTTAGTATTAGATAATGGTACTTTAAAAGTCACTAAAACTGGTAATGCCGATAATCCCTTAACCGCTGGGCAAATTCCTTTATTAACAATGGATGTATGGGAACACGCTTACTATTTAGATTATCAAAATAAACGCCCTGATTACATCAGTGATTTTCTAAGCAAATTAGTTAATTGGGATTTTGTTGCGGAAAATTTTGCTAAGGCAACGGCTTAA
- a CDS encoding succinylglutamate desuccinylase/aspartoacylase family protein yields the protein MKPICELINLQTLASGDILQLKTYQFKGKTKDKKVYIQANLHGAEIVGNKVIYELIQFLSQLNDDNIKGEILLVPMCNPTGVNQRSLFFSTGRFSPYDGLNWNRIFWDYTHENVDINKFVQANLNLNKEKIQHNFLDQILTKFADKLKSIDENRGISFSEHYRNLLHSLSLDANYIIDIHSSSVKAIDYLYCFDYRQKSADYFLFEYAILMNKYDGNAFDEAFLNPWLVLEKKLIQAGRNITFDIESWTLELGSGMIINQESVSKGVKGIINYLSAKNILNLEVKLPKNPTKFISKNNLKSYYAPEGGIIQKRLPEGTKVIHGDLLYEILSFNKQGDMPTIIEIKSADKGIIYDVSTNDTVNQGEYILGIFPHV from the coding sequence ATGAAGCCAATTTGTGAATTAATTAATCTTCAAACTTTAGCTAGTGGCGATATTCTACAATTAAAAACGTATCAATTTAAAGGCAAAACTAAAGATAAAAAAGTTTATATACAAGCTAATTTACATGGTGCAGAAATCGTAGGAAATAAAGTTATTTATGAATTAATTCAATTTTTAAGTCAGTTAAATGATGATAATATTAAAGGAGAAATTTTATTAGTACCGATGTGCAATCCTACGGGAGTTAATCAACGAAGTTTGTTTTTCTCTACGGGAAGATTTAGCCCTTATGATGGACTTAATTGGAATCGAATTTTTTGGGACTATACTCATGAAAATGTTGATATTAATAAATTTGTACAAGCAAATCTTAATTTAAACAAAGAAAAAATACAACACAATTTTTTAGATCAAATATTGACTAAATTTGCTGATAAACTTAAATCTATTGATGAAAATCGAGGAATATCTTTTTCTGAACATTATCGTAATCTGTTACATTCTTTATCTTTAGATGCTAATTATATCATTGATATTCATAGTTCTAGTGTTAAAGCCATCGACTATTTATATTGCTTTGACTATCGTCAAAAAAGTGCAGATTATTTTCTTTTTGAATATGCTATTTTAATGAACAAATATGATGGTAATGCCTTTGATGAAGCCTTTTTAAACCCTTGGTTAGTTTTAGAAAAAAAGTTAATTCAAGCAGGAAGAAATATTACTTTTGATATAGAATCATGGACATTAGAATTAGGCTCAGGAATGATCATTAATCAAGAATCTGTCAGCAAAGGTGTTAAAGGTATTATTAATTATTTATCGGCAAAAAATATTCTCAATTTAGAAGTAAAATTACCGAAAAATCCTACTAAATTTATCTCAAAAAATAATCTCAAAAGTTATTATGCACCTGAAGGGGGAATTATTCAAAAAAGATTACCTGAAGGAACAAAAGTTATTCATGGTGATCTTCTTTATGAAATTTTATCCTTTAATAAACAAGGGGATATGCCTACTATAATAGAAATAAAATCCGCAGATAAAGGCATTATCTATGATGTCTCTACTAACGATACTGTTAATCAAGGCGAGTATATTTTAGGTATTTTTCCCCATGTCTAA
- the era gene encoding GTPase Era: MSNPVESFLPVIPVASPEFKSGFIAIIGRPNVGKSTLMNRLVGEKIAITSPVPQTTRNRLQGILTTSEAQIIFVDTPGIHKPHHELGKVLVQNAVSAINNVDVVLFVVDASSPAGGGDRYITDLLQHSKTPIILGLNKIDLQEDKRDKLRESYQEICQENWEMVDFSAVTGDGLDNLQEKLITKLDFGPYYYPPDLITDQPERFIVGELIREQILLLTKEEIPHSVAVTVEKMEESAKLTKIYAAISVERTSQKSIIIGHKGSMLKEIGTVSRQQMQKLLSGKVYLELFVKVEPKWRQSRLRLAEFGYDVIS; this comes from the coding sequence ATGTCTAACCCCGTTGAATCTTTTTTGCCTGTTATTCCCGTTGCTTCTCCTGAATTTAAGTCGGGTTTCATCGCTATTATTGGGCGCCCAAATGTGGGTAAATCTACTCTTATGAATCGATTAGTTGGCGAAAAAATTGCCATAACTTCTCCTGTACCCCAAACTACTCGCAACCGTTTGCAAGGCATTTTAACCACCTCAGAAGCACAAATTATTTTTGTTGATACTCCGGGTATTCATAAACCCCATCATGAATTAGGCAAAGTTTTAGTACAAAATGCAGTTTCTGCCATTAATAATGTTGATGTCGTGTTATTTGTCGTTGATGCTTCTTCACCAGCAGGAGGAGGAGATCGTTATATTACAGACTTATTGCAACATAGTAAAACGCCTATCATTTTAGGGTTAAATAAAATAGATTTACAAGAAGACAAAAGGGATAAATTAAGAGAAAGTTATCAAGAAATTTGTCAAGAAAATTGGGAAATGGTAGATTTCTCTGCCGTAACTGGAGATGGCTTAGATAACTTACAAGAAAAATTGATCACTAAATTAGATTTTGGTCCTTATTATTATCCCCCTGATTTAATTACAGATCAACCAGAAAGATTTATTGTCGGCGAATTAATTAGAGAGCAAATTTTACTGTTAACGAAAGAAGAAATACCTCATTCTGTCGCTGTAACGGTGGAAAAAATGGAAGAAAGTGCTAAACTCACTAAAATTTATGCAGCGATAAGTGTCGAACGAACTTCTCAAAAATCGATTATTATTGGTCATAAAGGCAGTATGTTAAAAGAAATTGGTACAGTTTCTCGTCAACAAATGCAAAAATTATTAAGTGGCAAAGTTTACTTAGAATTATTCGTTAAAGTTGAGCCAAAATGGCGACAATCTCGCTTAAGATTAGCTGAATTTGGTTATGATGTAATATCTTAA
- a CDS encoding Mu transposase C-terminal domain-containing protein translates to MVKKNGKKKWEEEGINGLFSTQRTDKGQHRIDQVLVDFIKKQYIEGNRGGTKVNRSQIAVKAQVKAKQEGLKVPSHMTVYRILQTIIDEQAVKKNIRNPGWKGTKLSLRTKDGTILEPEYSNHVWQCDHTEADILLVDSSGKIFKRPWLTTVIDTYSRCIVGINLGFDAPSSMVVGLALRHAILPKDYPSDYQLHEQWGTYGKPEYIFTDSGTDFKSHHVQQIASQLGITWKFRSRPSEGGIVERPFGTINTQLLSTLPGYTGSNIKERPKEAEKGACLTLNNFHKLVVRYIVNNYNQSLDKRTGQTRYQRWEAGLAVTPSLPTERELDLCLMKQTRRTVYQGVYISFNNLSYKGEYLSGYGGEQVILRYEPSDITTIYVYKNEGDKEVFLCRAFAQDLESESLSFYEAKEITRQIREKGKSITNNSILAEVQARELIIKEKKSKKQIQKEEHNLLKEQLSPLKVEPIEDEENLQENEPDLVVETEGESVNVYDYNEMIEEYGW, encoded by the coding sequence ATGGTAAAAAAAAATGGTAAAAAAAAATGGGAAGAGGAGGGAATTAACGGTCTATTTTCAACCCAAAGAACGGATAAAGGTCAACATCGTATCGACCAAGTTTTAGTTGATTTCATTAAAAAACAGTATATAGAAGGGAATCGGGGAGGCACTAAAGTTAATCGTTCTCAGATTGCGGTTAAAGCACAAGTTAAAGCCAAACAAGAAGGGTTGAAAGTACCCAGCCACATGACTGTTTATCGCATTCTTCAAACAATTATCGATGAACAAGCCGTGAAGAAAAATATTCGTAACCCCGGATGGAAGGGCACTAAATTAAGTTTGAGAACAAAGGATGGCACAATTTTAGAGCCAGAATACAGTAATCACGTCTGGCAATGTGACCATACAGAGGCAGATATTTTATTGGTTGATAGCTCTGGTAAGATATTTAAACGTCCTTGGTTGACCACCGTAATCGATACTTATTCCCGTTGTATTGTAGGTATAAACTTAGGTTTTGATGCTCCCAGTTCAATGGTAGTAGGTTTAGCCCTTCGTCATGCTATTTTGCCCAAAGACTACCCTTCGGACTATCAATTACATGAACAGTGGGGAACTTATGGTAAACCAGAGTATATTTTTACTGATAGCGGTACAGATTTTAAGTCTCATCATGTTCAGCAAATAGCTTCTCAGCTAGGTATAACCTGGAAGTTTCGTTCTCGTCCTTCTGAAGGTGGTATCGTGGAAAGACCCTTTGGCACTATTAATACACAATTGCTATCTACCTTGCCTGGATATACTGGGTCAAATATCAAAGAACGACCAAAAGAAGCCGAAAAAGGTGCCTGTCTCACTCTTAATAATTTTCATAAGCTCGTAGTTCGTTATATAGTTAATAATTACAATCAGAGTTTGGATAAGCGTACGGGACAAACTCGTTATCAGAGGTGGGAAGCAGGTTTAGCGGTAACACCTTCCTTGCCAACGGAACGAGAATTGGATCTATGTTTAATGAAACAAACTCGCCGTACGGTTTATCAAGGGGTTTACATTAGTTTCAATAATTTATCCTATAAAGGAGAGTATTTGTCGGGTTATGGGGGAGAGCAAGTCATCCTCAGATATGAGCCTAGTGACATAACCACTATTTATGTATATAAAAACGAGGGCGATAAAGAGGTGTTTCTTTGTCGTGCTTTTGCTCAAGATTTAGAGTCGGAATCTCTCTCGTTTTATGAAGCAAAGGAAATAACCCGTCAAATCAGAGAAAAAGGCAAATCAATAACGAATAACTCTATTCTTGCTGAAGTTCAGGCTCGTGAGTTAATCATCAAAGAGAAAAAAAGTAAAAAACAGATACAGAAAGAAGAGCATAATTTGCTCAAAGAACAATTATCACCTCTAAAGGTTGAGCCGATAGAAGATGAGGAAAATTTACAGGAGAATGAGCCAGATTTAGTTGTGGAAACTGAAGGTGAGTCTGTCAATGTTTATGACTATAACGAAATGATTGAAGAGTATGGATGGTAA
- a CDS encoding TniQ family protein, giving the protein MLVNELEYWYLTPTPMANESISHFMGRFRRENQLSVSMLATITGLGGAIARWEKFRLNPPPTQKELDKLAELVRLDTKDLQLMLPLQGTGMKLEPIRLYPSCYIESPCHQIQWQFKTSDRCFAHNLTLLSECPFCGARFRISSQWEQGCCHRCFSSFESMINYQKPL; this is encoded by the coding sequence ATGCTGGTAAATGAGCTCGAATATTGGTATTTAACACCTACACCTATGGCTAATGAGAGTATCAGTCATTTTATGGGTAGATTTAGGCGAGAGAATCAATTAAGTGTTTCTATGTTGGCTACCATAACAGGTTTAGGAGGTGCGATCGCACGTTGGGAGAAGTTTAGACTCAATCCTCCTCCCACACAAAAAGAGTTAGATAAACTAGCTGAGTTAGTTCGCTTGGATACTAAAGATTTACAGTTAATGTTACCGCTACAAGGAACGGGGATGAAACTAGAACCGATTAGGCTTTATCCTAGTTGTTATATTGAATCACCCTGTCACCAAATACAATGGCAGTTTAAGACAAGCGATCGCTGCTTTGCCCATAATCTAACTTTATTATCCGAATGTCCTTTTTGTGGGGCTAGATTTAGGATATCTAGCCAATGGGAACAAGGATGTTGTCATCGGTGCTTTAGTAGTTTTGAGAGTATGATTAACTATCAAAAGCCTCTTTGA